One window from the genome of Armatimonadota bacterium encodes:
- a CDS encoding DNA-3-methyladenine glycosylase, with the protein MDGEELRKRLTLLPVEESAAMLLGARLVTPVGSCQIVEVEAYSGSQDPGSHAFRGETPRNRAMFGPSGHLYTYFVYGSSWMLNLTAGPAGVPAAILIRAAIPLDNLDAVRLNRPRAKSIHDLANGPGKICAAYGIGAAEYGLDALDPDSRVHILPDKQAREVIATPRIGLAVGKGHETPWRFVDAGAAQWASRRSLP; encoded by the coding sequence GTGGACGGCGAAGAACTCCGGAAGCGGTTGACCCTCCTTCCCGTCGAAGAATCGGCCGCCATGCTCCTGGGCGCACGGCTGGTGACCCCCGTCGGCTCGTGCCAAATCGTTGAGGTTGAAGCATATTCGGGCTCCCAAGATCCAGGCTCTCACGCCTTCCGGGGAGAGACCCCACGGAACCGGGCGATGTTCGGCCCATCCGGCCACCTCTACACCTATTTCGTGTACGGGAGTTCTTGGATGCTCAATCTCACCGCCGGGCCAGCGGGGGTGCCTGCGGCCATCCTCATCCGCGCAGCCATCCCGCTGGACAACCTCGATGCCGTCCGACTCAACCGGCCAAGAGCCAAGTCAATCCACGATTTGGCCAATGGGCCGGGGAAAATCTGCGCGGCTTACGGGATTGGTGCTGCCGAATACGGGTTGGACGCTCTGGATCCCGATTCTAGGGTTCACATTTTGCCAGACAAGCAGGCCCGTGAGGTCATCGCCACGCCGCGGATCGGGCTCGCCGTCGGCAAAGGCCACGAGACACCTTGGAGGTTTGTCGACGCCGGAGCCGCCCAGTGGGCATCTCGCCGCTCACTTCCCTGA
- a CDS encoding YbaN family protein: protein MRLLWNLLGFAMVGTGLVGIAVPGMPSTIFFILALAAFTKGANEKWRRKLLDHKIIGPTLTHWERHRSISRRIKWVACLSIVVFCGLSMFAIRKPWVKAVVGGLGLAGIGYIVTRRNTEDIEEFSGAHPGVPAADQLGA, encoded by the coding sequence ATGCGGCTCCTATGGAACCTGTTGGGCTTTGCCATGGTGGGCACGGGGCTAGTTGGCATTGCCGTTCCAGGAATGCCTTCGACCATTTTTTTTATTCTGGCCCTGGCAGCATTCACCAAGGGGGCAAATGAAAAGTGGCGCAGGAAGTTGCTAGACCACAAAATCATTGGGCCGACCCTCACCCATTGGGAGCGACACCGGAGCATCAGCCGCCGGATCAAGTGGGTGGCATGCCTGAGCATCGTCGTTTTTTGCGGGCTGTCAATGTTTGCAATCCGCAAGCCATGGGTTAAAGCGGTGGTCGGCGGCCTCGGGTTGGCCGGGATCGGTTACATTGTCACTCGCCGGAACACTGAAGATATCGAAGAGTTCTCGGGGGCCCATCCAGGTGTTCCCGCCGCCGACCAGTTGGGTGCATGA